The Hemicordylus capensis ecotype Gifberg chromosome 6, rHemCap1.1.pri, whole genome shotgun sequence genome window below encodes:
- the LOC128330882 gene encoding C-type lectin BpLec-like, translated as MRCFMSLGLCLLGIQISNGFLGADSCAREWLQNQGNCYAYFDDQKTWQEAEIECQSYGPGAHLASILTVQETHLVSEYISTYQTVLSNVWIGLSDVSQTRRWRWADESTYNYKAWMPRQPDNYRKAEYCVELRRSTGFNQWNDAPCKKRNAYICKHEL; from the exons ATGAGGTGTTTCATGTCCTTGGGCCTTTGCCTTCTCGGCATCCAGATCTCCAACGGTTTCTTAGGAG CTGATTCCTGTGCCCGGGAATGGCTGCAAAACCAGGGCAACTGCTATGCATATTTCGATGATCAGAAAACTTGGCAAGAGGCTGAA ATTGAGTGCCAGAGTTATGGCCCTGGGGCACATCTCGCCTCCATTCTCACTGTGCAAGAGACTCATTTGGTGTCTGAATACATCTCCACTTACCAGACAGTCCTGAGCAATGTCTGGATTGGGCTGAGTGATGTCAGTCAG ACTCGGAGATGGAGATGGGCTGATGAATCAACCTACAACTATAAGGCTTGGATGCCACGCCAGCCAGACAACTATAGGAAGGCTGAGTATTGTGTGGAGCTGAGACGTTCTACAG GTTTTAATCAGTGGAATGATGCTCCATGCAAGAAAAGAAATGCCTACATCTGCAAGCACGAGCTCTAG
- the RNASE12 gene encoding probable inactive ribonuclease-like protein 12 codes for MEQKVPNARLTTLFPLLAACLAVASAASYQNFQREHIDYPTTQVPDPQQYCNLMMQRRDMATPKHCKHLNTFIHADPSHIQDVCGQGGQPTTGDLRESNAPFSLTMCKLRRGSWATSCQYERTSGSERIIIACANGYPVHLQTEVPE; via the coding sequence ATGGAGCAGAAAGTCCCAAATGCTAGGCTCACCACCTTGTTCCCTCTGCTGGCGGCCTGCTTAGCTGTGGCCAGCGCTGCAAGTTACCAGAATTTCCAGAGGGAACACATCGACTACCCAACGACGCAAGTGCCTGATCCTCAGCAGTACTGCAACCTCATGATGCAGCGCCGTGACATGGCAACCCCCAAACACTGCAAACACCTCAACACTTTCATCCACGCGGACCCCTCCCACATCCAAGATGTGTGTGGCCAGGGAGGACAACCCACCACGGGCGATCTCCGGGAAAGCAATGCCCCCTTCTCCCTCACTATGTGTAAGCTTCGAAGAGGCTCTTGGGCAACCAGTTGCCAGTACGAGAGGACCAGCGGCAGTGAAAGAATAATTATTGCCTGTGCCAACGGATACCCTGTCCACTTGCAGACAGAAGTCCCAGAGTGA